Proteins encoded together in one Verrucomicrobiota bacterium window:
- a CDS encoding ABC transporter ATP-binding protein, whose protein sequence is MSKSSERAFDHSSNAPISIHDLTVAYQRKPVLWDVDLDIPEGKLIGVVGPNGAGKSTLIKACLDLVPKASGDIRFFGKPYRKQRALVGYVPQRESVDWDFPVSARDVVAMGLYGRIGWCRPVGRKNRDLSGQALDHVGIGHLADRQISQLSGGQQQRVFLARALAQDAQIYLMDEPFAAVDAATERAIVNLLKELKEKKRTVVVVHHDLATVSQYFDWVILLNMRVVAAGPTSEIFNSENLKKTYGGKLTLIAEAGHALQTG, encoded by the coding sequence ATGAGTAAATCGAGCGAACGTGCGTTTGATCATTCCTCAAACGCGCCTATCTCGATTCACGATCTTACGGTCGCTTACCAACGCAAGCCAGTTTTGTGGGATGTTGATCTTGACATCCCGGAAGGCAAATTGATCGGTGTTGTTGGCCCAAATGGCGCGGGTAAAAGCACGCTCATTAAGGCTTGCCTTGACCTTGTCCCAAAGGCCTCTGGGGATATTCGTTTCTTCGGAAAGCCCTACCGCAAGCAAAGGGCTCTGGTGGGCTACGTTCCCCAAAGGGAAAGCGTAGACTGGGACTTCCCCGTAAGCGCAAGGGATGTAGTCGCAATGGGACTCTACGGCAGGATTGGCTGGTGTCGCCCGGTGGGGAGGAAAAACCGTGATCTTTCCGGGCAGGCGCTGGATCATGTTGGCATTGGCCACTTAGCGGATCGTCAGATTAGTCAGCTTTCCGGTGGGCAGCAGCAACGGGTCTTCCTCGCGAGAGCGCTGGCTCAAGACGCCCAGATTTACTTGATGGACGAGCCTTTTGCTGCGGTCGATGCGGCGACGGAAAGGGCAATTGTTAATCTTCTGAAAGAGCTGAAGGAAAAAAAACGGACTGTGGTCGTCGTTCATCACGATCTCGCTACTGTAAGCCAGTATTTTGATTGGGTGATTCTACTCAACATGCGGGTTGTTGCAGCCGGACCGACCAGTGAGATTTTCAATTCGGAGAATTTGAAAAAAACCTACGGTGGAAAGCTAACGCTGATCGCTGAGGCTGGGCACGCGCTGCAAACCGGCTAG
- a CDS encoding iron chelate uptake ABC transporter family permease subunit: METVWRVLFLLDYNTRLVVLSTIILGVASGLIGSFLLLRKRSLMGDALSHACLPGIGLAFLVMVMLGGSGKSLLGLLVGATITGVLGVGCVLLIRNLSRIKDDAAMGIVLSVFFGLGVAILGMVQTVPNVSAAGLEFFIYGKTASMLFSDFILLSGVGILVVLGSILLMKEFTLLCFDDGFARSLGWPVHRLDLIMLALVSAVTVVGLQAVGLILIIAFLIIPAAAARFWTDDLRTMLILAGAIGGLSGWLGSSVSALLPRLPAGSIIVLVAAAVFGFSLFFGRARGILRRFAAQLRLRRKVGRQHLLRGVYEILEHRQTTDPSHLVNEPVDFRELLAKRTWTLGHLRKLIKDADHEDHIDRFDGQSLRLSESGFGEAARTTRNHRLWEMYLISHADIAPSHVDRDADAVEHVLSPDMVRELEEKLGLQKIPVSPHSLEVAR, translated from the coding sequence ATGGAAACCGTTTGGAGAGTCCTCTTCCTCCTGGATTATAACACCCGCCTGGTGGTTCTGAGCACAATCATCCTGGGTGTTGCGTCGGGTTTGATTGGTAGTTTTCTGCTCCTCCGCAAGCGTTCGCTGATGGGCGACGCTCTTTCCCATGCCTGTCTACCGGGCATCGGCCTAGCGTTTCTGGTGATGGTTATGCTGGGCGGTTCAGGGAAGTCGCTTTTAGGGCTTCTGGTTGGTGCGACAATCACAGGAGTGTTGGGTGTGGGCTGTGTTTTGTTGATCCGCAATCTTAGCCGGATAAAAGATGATGCAGCGATGGGGATCGTCCTGAGTGTTTTCTTTGGCTTGGGGGTCGCGATTCTCGGAATGGTTCAGACGGTTCCAAACGTCAGTGCAGCGGGGCTTGAGTTTTTCATCTACGGTAAGACAGCATCGATGTTGTTCAGCGATTTTATCCTCCTTAGCGGGGTGGGTATTCTCGTAGTTCTTGGGTCTATCCTGTTGATGAAAGAGTTTACCTTACTCTGCTTTGATGATGGTTTTGCGCGGTCGCTTGGATGGCCCGTGCACCGACTGGATCTAATCATGTTGGCTTTGGTAAGCGCTGTAACAGTCGTCGGTTTGCAGGCAGTTGGCTTGATTCTGATTATCGCGTTTCTCATCATCCCTGCAGCAGCAGCCCGTTTTTGGACGGATGATCTGCGGACCATGCTCATTCTGGCCGGAGCAATCGGGGGATTGAGCGGATGGCTCGGCTCCTCGGTAAGTGCGCTCCTTCCCAGACTGCCAGCAGGATCGATAATTGTGCTTGTGGCAGCGGCTGTCTTTGGGTTCAGCCTGTTTTTCGGGCGCGCACGTGGCATTCTGCGCCGTTTTGCCGCGCAATTGCGGCTTCGGCGTAAGGTTGGACGGCAGCATTTGTTGCGTGGTGTCTACGAGATCCTCGAACATCGGCAGACGACAGACCCGTCCCACCTGGTGAATGAACCCGTCGATTTTCGAGAATTGTTGGCAAAGCGCACCTGGACGCTGGGTCATTTGCGGAAGTTGATCAAGGATGCTGATCACGAAGACCACATTGATCGGTTCGATGGCCAGTCGCTTCGCCTTTCAGAGTCAGGGTTCGGAGAGGCGGCGAGGACGACTCGCAATCACCGATTGTGGGAGATGTATTTGATTTCGCATGCCGATATTGCTCCGTCGCACGTAGACCGAGATGCGGATGCAGTAGAGCACGTGCTGAGTCCTGACATGGTTCGCGAGCTTGAGGAAAAATTGGGACTGCAGAAGATTCCAGTCAGCCCGCATTCTCTGGAGGTAGCCAGATGA
- a CDS encoding metal ABC transporter permease, translating to MDSWIVAIGALCAVACSLPGCFLVLRRMSMMGDAISHAVLPGLAIAFLVSGSRASVIMFVGAAIVGVLTAVFTQWISSWGKVDRGASMGIVFTTLFALGLLLIVQAASHVELDAGCVLYGALELTPLDVVAEISVGSTILEVPRAFIVLGIVALLNLFLVILFFKEFRLSSFDPSLGDTIGVSSGLMHYLLMTMVAVTTVASFEAVGSIIVIAMLVVPAATAQLLTDRLGWMLPISAVLGMVAAAAGHIMALTVPVWFGFEDTNTSGMMAVAAGLLFLAAFVLSPRYGLLSKYLARKGLSSKGAPPIPSEAFFGRDRKDPL from the coding sequence ATGGATTCCTGGATCGTGGCGATCGGGGCCCTGTGCGCAGTTGCCTGCTCTCTGCCGGGCTGCTTTCTCGTCCTGCGTCGGATGAGCATGATGGGTGATGCGATTAGCCATGCGGTTCTCCCCGGACTTGCGATCGCGTTTTTGGTTTCAGGGAGTCGGGCAAGTGTTATTATGTTCGTAGGGGCGGCCATCGTGGGAGTGTTGACGGCAGTCTTTACCCAGTGGATTAGTTCCTGGGGTAAGGTGGATCGGGGTGCTTCGATGGGGATTGTCTTTACAACTCTTTTCGCTCTCGGGCTTCTACTGATTGTGCAGGCTGCAAGTCACGTTGAGCTTGATGCCGGTTGCGTCCTCTACGGGGCACTGGAGTTGACACCGCTAGATGTGGTTGCGGAGATTTCCGTTGGTTCCACTATCCTCGAAGTTCCTCGGGCTTTCATAGTTCTCGGGATTGTGGCTCTACTGAACCTTTTTTTAGTGATCCTTTTCTTCAAAGAATTCCGCTTGAGTTCCTTCGATCCCTCGCTGGGCGATACGATCGGAGTATCCTCCGGACTGATGCATTACCTGCTGATGACGATGGTCGCGGTCACGACTGTCGCTTCCTTTGAAGCAGTTGGGAGTATTATTGTGATAGCGATGCTGGTCGTTCCTGCGGCTACTGCCCAACTTCTTACGGATCGCCTGGGCTGGATGTTGCCGATCAGTGCCGTGTTGGGAATGGTCGCAGCAGCAGCAGGCCATATTATGGCTTTGACGGTTCCGGTTTGGTTTGGCTTTGAGGATACGAACACATCCGGGATGATGGCGGTAGCGGCAGGCCTCCTCTTTCTTGCTGCTTTCGTTTTGAGTCCTCGTTACGGTTTGCTAAGCAAGTACCTTGCGAGGAAAGGGTTGAGTTCGAAGGGAGCGCCACCGATCCCCTCAGAAGCATTTTTTGGTAGAGACAGGAAAGATCCGCTTTGA
- the ppk2 gene encoding polyphosphate kinase 2: protein MSERDDRTDLSERTVQLGGKEFPFEQLHEELIEEVDAEFELDMEDVFEDRLRSKRSTATEDYSGDRKGFRKFYFRELRRLQIELVRLQDWVQASGFKLAILFEGRDSAGKGGVIKRITQRLNPRVCKVVALPAPNDRQKTQFYFQRYVPYLPAAGEIVLFDRSWYNRAGVESVMGFATSDQVEQFYEDVPLFEKLITNAGIMLLKFWFSIDDEEQELRFLCRIHDPLKQWKLSPMDLQSRVRWEDYTKAKEKMLFETSFDYAPWRVVEGNDKKHARLNCIRHILEVVPYESVEHEKVELPERVYHENYIRKPVPEEMKVPRYYPD from the coding sequence ATGAGTGAGAGAGACGACAGAACAGACCTAAGCGAGAGAACAGTGCAATTGGGCGGAAAGGAGTTTCCCTTTGAGCAGTTGCATGAAGAGCTGATTGAAGAAGTCGATGCCGAGTTCGAGCTCGATATGGAGGATGTTTTTGAAGACCGGCTACGATCGAAACGAAGTACTGCTACCGAGGATTACTCGGGAGACCGAAAGGGATTTCGGAAGTTCTATTTCCGCGAACTCCGTCGCCTGCAGATTGAGTTGGTGCGACTGCAAGACTGGGTTCAGGCGTCCGGTTTTAAGCTCGCTATTTTATTTGAAGGCCGTGACTCCGCAGGTAAAGGAGGCGTCATAAAACGCATCACCCAGCGACTGAATCCCCGGGTCTGTAAGGTGGTGGCCTTGCCAGCTCCGAATGATCGGCAGAAGACACAGTTTTATTTCCAACGCTACGTTCCTTACCTTCCAGCAGCTGGTGAGATCGTACTTTTTGACCGCTCGTGGTACAACCGAGCAGGCGTAGAGTCCGTGATGGGATTCGCCACAAGTGATCAGGTGGAACAGTTTTACGAAGATGTTCCTCTCTTTGAGAAGCTCATCACGAATGCCGGGATCATGCTTCTGAAGTTTTGGTTTTCCATCGATGATGAAGAGCAGGAACTCAGGTTCCTCTGCCGCATTCATGATCCTTTGAAGCAGTGGAAACTCAGCCCCATGGACCTACAGTCACGGGTCCGCTGGGAGGACTACACGAAGGCGAAGGAGAAGATGCTGTTCGAGACAAGTTTTGACTACGCCCCTTGGCGAGTCGTCGAGGGAAACGACAAGAAGCACGCTCGGTTGAATTGTATTCGTCATATTCTCGAAGTCGTCCCCTACGAGAGCGTGGAACATGAAAAGGTCGAATTGCCCGAGAGAGTCTATCACGAGAACTACATCCGGAAGCCCGTTCCGGAGGAAATGAAGGTTCCGAGATACTATCCGGATTGA
- a CDS encoding MFS transporter produces the protein MTSVASPLKRKKKTVQAYIDETPFWADGTPVSDSAMSRMQKRIWILATAGKFFEGMIVFMTGVAIPLLHLNFDISAAQKGMAGAAPLFGILVGATLLGGLADVFGRKRMFIAEMILFTLFLLGVALSPSFWVFALFLFGTGMALGCDYPTAHLVISESIPSRIRGKLVLGAFSFQAIGALAGAALGVFILSVYPEPDAWRWMYGSLLPLGVLIVFLRFFVPESAHWLISKNRKDEASNALHKLLNRDPKYPKDFLLKMPKKHKEGERKSGYRELFAKKNRRATILASVPWFLQDLGTYGIGIFTPTILATMIGAKSGEYNLASIIHDDLLAAKGSAILDVLLIIGIVCAVFLVDKIGRIKLQIFGFVGCAVGLFLAALSLKPDGSTDLVLIFAGFMVFNFMTNIGPNAMTYLISGEVFPTRVRGKGAGFAASFAKVGAVTTAFLFPILLNGIGTENLLYILVGTSLLGAAVTIWFGIETKGMNLESLDDVEFEDEAGEPTYEPTHPAPTAAKNIGVIP, from the coding sequence ATGACGTCTGTCGCTTCGCCACTGAAACGCAAGAAGAAGACTGTACAGGCCTACATAGACGAGACTCCTTTTTGGGCAGACGGAACCCCGGTTTCAGATTCCGCGATGTCACGGATGCAGAAACGTATTTGGATCCTGGCGACGGCGGGGAAGTTCTTTGAGGGAATGATCGTTTTCATGACAGGCGTTGCCATCCCCCTTCTTCACCTGAATTTCGATATCTCAGCCGCACAAAAAGGAATGGCTGGCGCTGCTCCCCTGTTCGGTATTTTGGTCGGGGCGACCCTCCTTGGAGGACTGGCCGACGTTTTCGGGCGCAAACGAATGTTCATTGCCGAAATGATCCTCTTTACGCTTTTTCTTCTCGGGGTTGCCTTGAGTCCGTCATTCTGGGTGTTCGCGCTTTTCCTCTTTGGAACCGGTATGGCTTTGGGTTGTGACTACCCAACCGCGCACTTGGTTATCTCCGAGAGCATTCCTAGTCGGATCAGAGGAAAGTTGGTCTTGGGTGCATTCTCGTTTCAGGCAATCGGGGCACTAGCGGGAGCGGCTCTTGGCGTCTTTATTCTGAGCGTTTATCCAGAACCAGATGCGTGGCGATGGATGTATGGGAGTCTTCTGCCTCTCGGCGTTCTCATTGTCTTCCTCCGCTTCTTTGTTCCCGAAAGTGCACACTGGCTGATTAGCAAGAATCGGAAAGACGAGGCATCAAACGCACTCCATAAGCTCCTCAATCGCGATCCGAAATACCCGAAGGATTTTCTTCTTAAAATGCCTAAAAAACACAAGGAAGGAGAAAGGAAAAGCGGTTACCGGGAACTCTTTGCCAAGAAGAACCGACGCGCCACCATCCTCGCTTCGGTCCCTTGGTTTCTCCAGGATCTAGGAACATACGGAATCGGAATCTTCACTCCGACTATCCTCGCCACAATGATCGGCGCAAAGAGCGGAGAGTATAATCTGGCTTCGATCATCCACGACGACCTCCTTGCCGCGAAGGGTTCTGCCATCCTCGACGTCCTCCTCATCATCGGAATCGTCTGTGCGGTGTTCCTAGTTGATAAAATCGGACGAATAAAACTTCAGATCTTCGGCTTTGTAGGTTGTGCTGTCGGTCTGTTTTTAGCCGCACTTTCCCTCAAGCCGGATGGGTCCACCGACCTCGTCCTGATATTCGCAGGCTTTATGGTTTTCAATTTCATGACGAATATCGGACCCAATGCGATGACCTATTTGATCTCGGGGGAAGTATTTCCGACGCGGGTTCGCGGCAAGGGTGCTGGCTTCGCTGCATCCTTTGCAAAGGTAGGTGCGGTCACGACGGCATTCCTATTCCCCATTCTACTCAATGGAATTGGAACCGAGAATCTCCTCTACATCCTCGTCGGAACCTCTCTATTGGGCGCAGCGGTCACTATCTGGTTTGGTATTGAAACCAAGGGCATGAACCTCGAGTCGCTCGATGACGTCGAATTTGAAGATGAAGCGGGTGAGCCTACCTACGAGCCAACTCATCCAGCGCCAACTGCTGCCAAGAATATCGGGGTGATACCGTAG
- a CDS encoding lamin tail domain-containing protein: protein MNNSAKVLISAFSILATTASAQLVITEVMSNSDHPGGDANGDWWELTNTGGSAVDLTDYYWDDGDGFGVDGAVFPSVNIGAGESIVIVDEGTDNLAGFIAAWGGGFTAISRDDFGGDNDFSGLSAGGDQVDLYNSAGGIVDSAVFGDSDGGGKSFEWDSSGTSLGFSVQGENGAFIAPGDGAGGTGIDIGSPGVIPEPGIFGALAGVVALGFAASRRRIRHN from the coding sequence ATGAACAACAGCGCCAAAGTACTCATTTCAGCATTCTCCATTCTAGCAACTACGGCTTCAGCGCAGCTGGTCATCACAGAAGTAATGTCAAATTCTGATCATCCCGGAGGCGACGCAAATGGAGATTGGTGGGAACTTACTAATACGGGTGGCAGCGCAGTCGATCTGACCGACTATTATTGGGATGATGGCGATGGATTTGGTGTTGATGGTGCTGTTTTTCCAAGTGTCAACATAGGGGCTGGAGAGTCCATTGTGATCGTGGATGAAGGAACGGATAACCTAGCGGGCTTTATAGCAGCTTGGGGCGGTGGTTTCACCGCGATTTCCAGAGACGACTTCGGCGGTGATAACGATTTTTCCGGTCTGAGTGCTGGTGGAGATCAAGTAGATCTCTACAACTCTGCTGGCGGCATTGTTGATTCTGCGGTGTTCGGCGACTCTGACGGCGGTGGCAAGAGTTTTGAATGGGATTCCTCGGGCACTTCCCTCGGATTTAGTGTCCAAGGAGAAAACGGGGCCTTCATCGCCCCTGGGGATGGTGCCGGAGGAACTGGTATTGATATTGGATCTCCTGGTGTAATTCCTGAGCCGGGTATTTTCGGAGCATTGGCTGGTGTAGTCGCTCTTGGCTTTGCCGCCTCCAGACGAAGAATCCGTCACAACTAG